From Kaistella polysaccharea:
TCTGCTTGCTTATTTACCAAACCATCAAATCCTGAAGAGTCAAATTTCAGGGTGATTTTTCCTTTTTGTCCCGGAAGAATTGGCTCGCGTGTATAATCAGGAACAGTACATCCACAACCAGGCTTAACCTGAGATATAATCAATGGATTTTCGCCCGTATTGGTTACTTCGTAAACATGTTCTTTTTGGTCACCTTTTTTAATTTTGCCAAAATCGAACTGCGCTTCAGACAAAGCAACATTAGTTAATGGGCTAGATTGTGCAGCTTTAATCATTTCTGTTTGAGTATCTACAACTACAGGTTCGTTTAGGACGGTAGCTTCTTCATCCACAATCAATTGATCGGCTTTTTGATCTTTTGCACAACTGGTAAGAGCTAATGCAAAGACAATTGGTAATACTTTAAAATAATTATTCATCTTATTTTCTGTTAATTTCTGTTGAGATCTTTGGTATATTTATCTAAAATACCATTAATAAAAATATTAGAACGGTCGGTTGAAAACACTTTCGAAATTTCGATATATTCGTTGATAATAACTCGCGCAGGAGTTAAAGGGAAATAATCAATTTCAGACATTGCTGCAATTAGAATTATTTTATCCAGTAAAGAAATTCTTTCTAAATCCCAGTTTTCGAGGCGGCCTTCTAGTTTCTTTTCAGTTTCTTCCCAGTGATTTAGGGTTTCTTTCAAAAGTCGTCTGGCGAATTCCCGATCGTCTTCATCTTTAATCATTTTAATTAAAGTGTGACTCGGCTCATTTTCCTTAAAAAAACCAATCGTCTTTTGAATCATCGAATTGGAAATATGAAAATCATCAGCCCAACTCATCTCTTTTTCTTCCAGATGCTCGTGAAAATCTTCATTTTCTGCAATATATCGCAAGAACAATTTTCCGATGAATTTCTGATCTTCTTCGAATGAAAAACCATCTTCTTTCATGAAATCCTGGTATCTTTTACCAGCGGTCATTCGCTGAAAGGTTTTGATGAGCAATTCATCATAAATATCCCATTTCAAATCCTGATGCTTAGACGTAAAAGAAAGACGTTCTTCATTTTCTTCCAGTTTAAGCAAGACCTTATTGTTGATAAATTTTTGATTGGGATTCGTGTCACTGTCAGATTTAATATATTTCTTTTTCCCGATTTCGATCTGTCTTTCCGCTAAATCTTTCAGAGCAACTAAAAAGTTAAGTTGATAAATGTAAAGATGATAGATCTTGTCGATTTCAGAGAACATATTCTTCTCTAGAACATCGAATTTTATTGGATTTTGGTTGTAAGAATACAATGATTCAACAACCTTTTCACGAATTTGTCTTCTTCCTAACATTTCAAAGAGCTTTTATTGGGTGCAAAGATAATGAAATTGTCGAGAAATGACTTTGGATAAGCGCAAGTTGTTAGAAAGATATTTATTTGAAATATTTTTAATTATAATTCAGAGAATTACAAAAATAAATTTTATTTTTAGCTGTGTAAAAATTATAAATGATCTGTAGCGTATTTTCTGTGTGCGTACATATCTTAAAAAAATTTATTATGTTATTACTAATCAATTCATATCATATTCTCAGTTTAGCATTGATTATATTTATCACTTATTTATATGCAGCTATTATTGTATATCAAGATAAAAAATCATTTTTATTTAATATATTTTTGATTATTGCTATTCCCATCATTGCACCTTCCGTAATTATTTTAATTCATCTAAAAGAAAAATGCAGATATTATTTAAGATAAGAAGTGGTGCGCAATTACCAATTTAATTTTATGTAAACATAACTTTATCCGTCTAAATTATTGAGTAAACAGTATCAACTTACTTTGATACTGTTTTTAATTTCTAAATTTTTTCTGATAACGTGCCTAATTGAATATATAGTCCTAATACATAATGTATTTACGACTTTGTTTTAATACCTATCTAAATGTTTGATTAGTAATTTTACGTCAAATAATAACTTCTCAATTTTCAATTTCTTATTTTTGCAAAGGTTTATAGACAAGAAAATTGTAAGAGACCGCCTGTAAATTTTTATGAACGCACTAAAAACACTTAATCCTTATTTCTGGAAACATAGAGTCCTTTTATTCTGGGGCTTTTTATTTATTATAGCCAGTAACTTTTTTAATATTTATAAAGTTCAATTCGTGGGGAAATCCGTGGATGAAATTTCGAATACTACCAGTTTAGGATTCAACAAACAGGTTCTAATATACGTCGCAATTATCGTTGGATCTTCCCTTCTTACGGGTTTCTTTACCTTTATGATGCGTCAGACAATTATTGTTTCCTCTCGCCGAATCGAATACGAACTCAAAAATAAAATTTACCGGCATTATCAGGAACTTTCCTTAACCGATTTTAAAAAAACGACGATTGGTGATCTGATGAACCGCCTCAGTGAGGACGTTGTTGCCGTTCGCATGTATCTTGGTCCCGGCGTTATGTACGTTGCCAACTTAATTATCTTACTCATTATTACGGCGGCTTATATGCTGAACACGAATGTTCAAATGACATTGTGGTCACTTCTCCCACTGCCCATTTTGTCTTTTGTAATTTATAAAGTAAGTTCGATTATCAACAAAAAGTCGAAAATTATGCAGAAAAGCCAGTCTGCAATTTCGACATTTGTTCAAGACAGTTTTTCAGGAATACGAGTGGTTAAATTTTTTGCCAAAGAA
This genomic window contains:
- the nusB gene encoding transcription antitermination factor NusB, with the protein product MLGRRQIREKVVESLYSYNQNPIKFDVLEKNMFSEIDKIYHLYIYQLNFLVALKDLAERQIEIGKKKYIKSDSDTNPNQKFINNKVLLKLEENEERLSFTSKHQDLKWDIYDELLIKTFQRMTAGKRYQDFMKEDGFSFEEDQKFIGKLFLRYIAENEDFHEHLEEKEMSWADDFHISNSMIQKTIGFFKENEPSHTLIKMIKDEDDREFARRLLKETLNHWEETEKKLEGRLENWDLERISLLDKIILIAAMSEIDYFPLTPARVIINEYIEISKVFSTDRSNIFINGILDKYTKDLNRN
- a CDS encoding DUF1573 domain-containing protein, whose amino-acid sequence is MNNYFKVLPIVFALALTSCAKDQKADQLIVDEEATVLNEPVVVDTQTEMIKAAQSSPLTNVALSEAQFDFGKIKKGDQKEHVYEVTNTGENPLIISQVKPGCGCTVPDYTREPILPGQKGKITLKFDSSGFDGLVNKQAEVYANVDKAPIVISFTADIQP